CATCGTCCTCTCCGGCACCGAGGTCAAGTCCGTTCGCAGCGGACTCGCCAACCTGAAAGACGCGTACGGGTTGGTCAAGAACAACGAGTTGTTCCTTATTAATGCACACATCGGTCCCTATCAGCATGGCAACATCTTTAACCATGAACCCCTGCGCACCCGGAAGTTGCTGGTAAAAAAGAACGAGATTCACAAGCTCACCGGCAAAACCCAGCAAAAAGGCCTGACGCTCATTCCAACCCGCATGTACTTCAAAAGTGGACGTGTCAAAGTGGAATTGGCACTCGCGAAGGGCAAACAAAACTGGGACAAGCGAGAGACCGAACGCCGCCGTACCGCCGACAAGGAAGCCAGGGAAGCCGTCGCTCGCAGCCGCAAGAGTTAACGCACCTAGAAAGGCACTTTCCGCATGAAAACTATCCTTTCTCATACACCCCCTTCGCAGCTTGAAACCGAAGTCCTTGTGGTTGCCGTGCTCGACACCGGTGACAAGGAAAACTCCGTCCCCGAACTCCAGTGCTCCGATGCGAACGTCCGCAAGAGCGCCGAAGATCTCATCGGCGCCAAGGAAGTCACCGGCAAGCTCTTTGAGACCGTCATGCTCCATCGCCCGCAGGGACTCAAGGCCAAGCGCATCCTGTTCGTTGGTGGTGGCAAGTCGAAGAACTTCTCCTCCTACGAACTCCGCAAATTGGCGGGAACCGCCGTACGTTTTCTGAAGCCGAAAGGCATCAAGTCTTTTGCCTTCGTCGCGCCTGAATCGTGGGACGGTGTCGCCGACCCCACGGCGCAGAGCACGCTCGCCTTCGAACGCGGCGGACTGACGGACGCGGTCCGCTCCATCACCGAAGGTGCTTTCGTCGGCAACTTCGATCCCGACTATTACAAGTCTGACCGCAAGGATCAGACGCTTGACGAACTCACCGTAGTTGCCCCGGCAAATAGTGACAAGAAAGCTCTCGAAGCCGCACTCGAAGAGGGCCGCATCATCGGCGAATCGCAAAACTTCACCCGCGATCTCGTCAACGAACCTGGCAATCGCATGACGCCAACCATCCTGGCCGACCGTGCGCAGAAGATGTGTCAGGAAGTCGGGTTGAAGTGCGAAGTCTACGGTCCCGCCAAGCTGCACGAATTGAAGATGGGCGCCTTCTGGAGTGTCTCCCAGGGTTCGGAACAAGAACCGCGCCTCATCGTGATGCGTTACGAACCGGCTAACGCGCCCGCTGAGCCAACCCTCGGCCTTGTCGGCAAGGGCATCACGTTTGACTCAGGCGGGATCAGCATCAAGCCCTCCGATGGCATGGAGAAGATGAAGTACGACATGGCCGGCGGCGCGGCGATGATCGGCACCATGCGCGCCATAGCGCTGCTCAAGCCCGATGTGCGCGTTATCTCGGTTGTCTGCGCCAGTGAGAACATGCCGAGCGGCAAGGCGCAGAAACCCGGCGACATCCAGATTGCCATGAACGGCAAGTCCATCGAGATCATCAACACCGACGCCGAAGGCCGGCTCGTTCTTGCCGACGGGCTGCACTACGCACGTCAACTAGGCGCCACCCACCTCGTCGACGCCGCAACGCTCACCGGCGCTTGTGTCGTCGCACTCGGACATGTCAATGCAGGAATTTTCTGCAATGACGAGTCGTACTTCATTCAGTTCGCAAATGCTCTCAAGCGCTCCGGCGAAAAGATGTGGCGACTCCCTGTGGATGCCGAATACGGCGAGATGATCAAATCTCACATTGCCGATATCGTCAACAGCGGCGGACGCTGGGGAGGAGCGGTAACGGCAGCCATGTTCCTCAAGGAGTTCGTTGAGGACACTCCGTGGATCCACCTGGACATCGCGGGAACTGCCTGGGTAGAAGACAGCAAGAGCTGGATTGCCAAAGGACCAAGCGGCTTTGCCGTCCGTTCCCTGGTAGAGTTTA
Above is a genomic segment from Clostridia bacterium containing:
- a CDS encoding leucyl aminopeptidase gives rise to the protein MKTILSHTPPSQLETEVLVVAVLDTGDKENSVPELQCSDANVRKSAEDLIGAKEVTGKLFETVMLHRPQGLKAKRILFVGGGKSKNFSSYELRKLAGTAVRFLKPKGIKSFAFVAPESWDGVADPTAQSTLAFERGGLTDAVRSITEGAFVGNFDPDYYKSDRKDQTLDELTVVAPANSDKKALEAALEEGRIIGESQNFTRDLVNEPGNRMTPTILADRAQKMCQEVGLKCEVYGPAKLHELKMGAFWSVSQGSEQEPRLIVMRYEPANAPAEPTLGLVGKGITFDSGGISIKPSDGMEKMKYDMAGGAAMIGTMRAIALLKPDVRVISVVCASENMPSGKAQKPGDIQIAMNGKSIEIINTDAEGRLVLADGLHYARQLGATHLVDAATLTGACVVALGHVNAGIFCNDESYFIQFANALKRSGEKMWRLPVDAEYGEMIKSHIADIVNSGGRWGGAVTAAMFLKEFVEDTPWIHLDIAGTAWVEDSKSWIAKGPSGFAVRSLVEFTRQFASNGGNPPGSGFTGGTQEKTRKGTKAAQDHADSGAGL
- the smpB gene encoding SsrA-binding protein SmpB; the protein is MARSITHQTSPEKPKNVRRDPVASGERDATVNRVASHNYFLSDKFEAGIVLSGTEVKSVRSGLANLKDAYGLVKNNELFLINAHIGPYQHGNIFNHEPLRTRKLLVKKNEIHKLTGKTQQKGLTLIPTRMYFKSGRVKVELALAKGKQNWDKRETERRRTADKEAREAVARSRKS